In Nocardia asteroides, a single genomic region encodes these proteins:
- a CDS encoding DUF3046 domain-containing protein translates to MRLTEFSELLHTEFGVARGDTLLADHVILALGGRTGAQAIEAGVDPREVWRALCAEFDVPRGRW, encoded by the coding sequence GTGCGATTGACCGAATTCTCCGAACTCCTGCACACCGAATTCGGTGTGGCCAGGGGCGACACGCTGCTCGCCGACCACGTGATCCTCGCGCTCGGCGGGCGCACCGGGGCGCAGGCCATCGAGGCGGGGGTCGATCCCCGCGAGGTCTGGCGCGCGCTCTGCGCCGAGTTCGACGTGCCCCGCGGCCGGTGGTGA
- a CDS encoding glycosyltransferase, which translates to MRVAVVAGPDPGHAFPALALCERFRAAGDEAVLFTGSRWFETAAAAGIAVRRLRGLAPRAVDDDADAGRRIHERAAHISTEILSDLDAVGPDLVVSDVLTAGGGMAAERLGVPWLELSPHPLYLPSKGLPPIGSGLAPGTGVRGRARDTVLRALTARDIRAGHRQRAAAREGVGLPGADPGPAARLIATLPALEVPRPDWPARTHVVGPLLWEPTDAVLEPPPGTEPLVMVAPSTAHTGVAGMVETVVEALDGAGVRVAVSMLDAPPPGLPGWVRAGLGRQDVLLREAAVVVGGGGHGLLAKSLLAGVPVVTVPGGGDQWELANRAARQGGSLLIRPLTAAAVRAAVLRVLEQPGYTAAAGAAAASIAEVADPVELCRGVLRRAAVR; encoded by the coding sequence ATGCGCGTAGCCGTGGTGGCCGGACCCGACCCAGGACATGCCTTCCCCGCGCTGGCCCTGTGCGAGCGCTTCCGCGCCGCCGGGGACGAAGCGGTGCTCTTCACCGGCTCGCGCTGGTTCGAGACCGCCGCGGCCGCGGGGATCGCGGTGCGCCGGCTCAGGGGGCTGGCGCCGCGCGCCGTCGACGACGACGCCGACGCGGGCAGGCGGATCCACGAGCGCGCCGCGCACATCTCCACCGAGATCCTGTCCGACCTCGACGCCGTCGGCCCCGACCTGGTCGTCTCCGACGTGCTCACCGCCGGTGGCGGGATGGCCGCCGAGCGGCTCGGCGTGCCCTGGCTCGAGCTCTCGCCGCACCCGCTCTACCTGCCGTCGAAGGGGCTGCCGCCGATCGGCAGCGGGCTCGCCCCCGGCACCGGGGTGCGCGGGCGGGCCAGGGACACCGTGCTGCGCGCGCTCACCGCGCGCGACATCAGGGCCGGGCACCGGCAGCGCGCGGCGGCCCGCGAGGGGGTCGGGCTGCCCGGCGCCGATCCCGGCCCCGCCGCCCGGCTGATCGCCACCCTGCCCGCGCTGGAGGTGCCGCGCCCGGACTGGCCCGCGCGCACGCACGTGGTCGGGCCGCTGCTCTGGGAGCCGACCGACGCCGTGCTCGAGCCGCCGCCCGGCACCGAACCGCTGGTCATGGTGGCGCCGTCCACCGCGCACACCGGGGTCGCCGGGATGGTGGAGACCGTGGTCGAGGCGCTGGACGGCGCCGGGGTCCGGGTGGCGGTCTCGATGCTGGACGCCCCGCCGCCGGGGCTGCCCGGCTGGGTGCGCGCCGGGCTCGGCAGGCAGGACGTGCTGCTCCGGGAGGCCGCGGTGGTGGTCGGCGGCGGCGGGCACGGGCTGCTGGCCAAGAGCCTGCTCGCCGGGGTGCCGGTGGTCACCGTTCCCGGCGGCGGCGACCAGTGGGAGCTCGCCAACCGCGCCGCCCGCCAGGGCGGCTCGCTGCTGATCCGGCCGCTGACCGCCGCCGCCGTGCGGGCCGCGGTGCTGCGCGTGCTCGAGCAGCCCGGCTACACCGCCGCCGCCGGGGCCGCCGCGGCGAGCATCGCCGAGGTCGCCGACCCGGTCGAGCTGTGTCGCGGGGTGCTCCGGCGGGCCGCGGTGCGCTGA